A genomic window from Salvia splendens isolate huo1 chromosome 11, SspV2, whole genome shotgun sequence includes:
- the LOC121756251 gene encoding extra-large guanine nucleotide-binding protein 1-like, producing MATAVEDAVEYSFAVEYHGPPITRELPRAVPINVDRIPVASVVSPLPFSGSLSLPVVHPIGMKLTKDLKLSSVSPTSVIALVNEVSEGSYNKDTDTSSVSPNNASLQSEIETENPNLNDISGELSSDFECCNRGDVLSGVGVGGVGSSELGSSNACKESLDFNESNRTDWESNESVLSGRYLSSRVGNRDSGGGDGRRASLVTFRDIESDDEDVNEEYKRSKPEVVDMRKEPAGKVRKGACYRCMKGSRFTEKEVCMVCDAKYCANCVLRAMGSMPEGRKCVSCIGYPISESKRVSLGKCSRMLKRLLNDLEVKQVMKTEKFCEVNQLPPEYICVNGVPLYNDELVMLQSCPNPPKKLKPGNYWYDKVSGLWGKEGQKPLQIISPHLNVGGPIKADASNGNTQVYINGREITKVELRMLKLAGVQCAGNPHFWVNEDGSYQEEGQNNTKGFIWGKAGTKLLCAVLSLPVPSKSSYTCGEQISSSDYLEQRAIKKLLLIGYSGSGTSTIFKQARILYKDIPFSEDEREHIKLIIQSHVYSYIGILLEGRERFEEESLNELGQNQSCGTTLAGHDDANGEETPYSICPRLKAFSDWLLKINASGTLEEIFPAASREYAPLVQELCSSAAFQATYKRRHELESLPSVSSHFLEQAVEIVKPDYRPSDLDILYAEHVTSSNGLACVEFSFPEPVYDGDADCGDMHDSVLRYQLIRMQAKGFGENCKWLEMLEDVRIVIFCVSLSDYDQFALDGDGNRVNKMMLSKKLFENMVTHPTFDQMEFLLLLNKFDSFEEKVEQVPLTTCEWFDDFHPVISRNRSNSNNANHPTLGQLGFHYVAVKFKRLYVSLTGRKLYASAVKALEPVSVDAALKYAREVLNWDEERPNGCLSEYSIYSTDASSFSH from the exons ATGGCAACTGCTGTGGAAGATGCGGTGGAATATTCGTTCGCGGTGGAATATCACGGCCCTCCGATCACCCGCGAGCTGCCGCGCGCCGTCCCCATCAATGTGGATCGGATTCCGGTGGCCTCCGTCGTCTCCCCGCTCCCCTTTTCCGGCAGCTTGTCTCTGCCGGTGGTGCACCCTATCGGCATGAAACTAACCAAGGATTTGAAATTGAGCTCCGTTTCTCCGACTTCGGTGATTGCTTTGGTCAATGAGGTGAGTGAGGGCTCTTACAATAAAGACACTGATACTAGTAGCGTTTCTCCTAATAATGCATCGCTGCAAAGTGAAATTGAAACTGAAAATCCTAATCTTAATGACATATCTGGTGAATTGAGTAGCGATTTCGAGTGTTGCAATCGTGGTGATGTGTTGAGTGGAGTTGGTGTTGGTGGGGTTGGGAGCTCAGAGTTAGGGTCTTCGAATGCTTGTAAGGAGAGCTTGGATTTCAACGAGTCGAATAGAACGGATTGGGAGTCGAATGAGTCGGTTTTGAGCGGGCGTTATCTTTCGTCTAGGGTTGGGAATCGAGATTCTGGCGGTGGGGATGGGAGGCGAGCGTCGCTGGTGACGTTTCGTGATATTGAGTCGGACGATGAGGATGTTAACGAGGAGTACAAGCGTTCTAAGCCTGAGGTTGTCGATATGAGGAAAGAGCCTGCGGGGAAGGTCAGGAAAGGAGCATGCTATCGGTGCATGAAAGGGAGCCGGTTCACGGAGAAGGAGGTGTGCATGGTTTGTGATGCTAAGTATTGTGCTAATTGTGTGCTTAGAGCAATGGGGTCGATGCCGGAGGGTAGGAAGTGTGTGAGTTGCATTGGCTACCCCATTAGTGAATCGAAGCGTGTCTCTTTGGGAAAATGCTCGAGAATGCTCAAGCGATTGCTTAATGATCTGGAGGTTAAGCAGGTGATGAAAACTGAGAAATTTTGTGAGGTGAATCAGTTGCCGCCTGAGTATATCTGTGTAAATGGTGTGCCGCTATATAATGATGAGCTTGTCATGCTCCAGAGCTGTCCTAATCCGCCGAAGAAGCTGAAGCCAGGAAACTATTGGTATGACAAAGTATCAGGTCTTTGGGGAAAG GAAGGGCAGAAGCCCTTACAAATTATTAGTCCGCATCTCAATGTTGGGGGTCCTATTAAAGCAGACGCTAGCAACGGGAACACCCAAGTTTACATAAATGGTCGTGAGATCACCAAAGTGGAATTGCGCATGTTAAAG ttagCAGGAGTTCAATGTGCTGGAAATCCACATTTTTGGGTGAATGAAGATGGTTCATACCAAGAGGAGGGACAGAACAATACAAAAGGCTTTATATGGGGAAAG GCTGGAACAAAGCTGCTTTGTGCTGTTCTTTCTCTCCCAGTTCCCTCTAAATCATCTTATACTTGTGGAGAACAAATATCTAGCTCAGATTATCTCGAGCAGAGAGCGATTAAGAAGCTTCTTCTGATTGGATATAGCGGATCTGGAACAAGTACCATTTTTAAACAG GCTAGAATTCTTTATAAAGACATACCCTTTTCCGAGGATGAGCGGGAACACATTAAATTAATCATCCAGAGCCATGTGTATAGCTATATTGGGATACTGCTTGAGGGCCGTGAACGATTTGAAGAAGAAAGTTTGAATGAATTGGGGCAAAATCAGTCTTGTGGAACAACTCTTGCAG GGCATGATGATGCCAATGGTGAAGAGACTCCATATTCAATTTGTCCCCGACTGAAGGCATTTTCAGATTGGCTACTTAAAATCAATGCATCGGGAACTCTGGAAGAAATATTCCCTGCTGCTAGTCGGGAATATGCGCCACTAGTTCAGGAGTTGTGTAGTAGTGCTGCTTTCCAGGCAACTTACAAACGAAGACATGAATTGGAAAGTCTCCCCAGTGTTTCAAGCCACTTCCTAGAGCAG GCTGTTGAAATAGTGAAACCAGATTACAGACCATCTGATTTGGATATCCTCTATGCTGAACATGTTACTTCGTCCAATGGGCTGGCATGCGTTGAGTTTTCTTTCCCTGAGCCAGTATATGATGGTGATGCGGACTGTGGGGATATGCATGATTCCGTGCTCAG ATATCAGCTAATCAGGATGCAGGCGAAAGGCTTTGGAGAAAACTGCAAGTGGCTGGAGATGCTTGAAGATGTTCGGATCGTTATATTTTGTGTCTCTCTAAGTGACTATGATCAGTTTGCTCTTGATGGTGACGGAAACAGAGTGAACAAGATGATGTTGAGCAAAAAGTTGTTTGAGAACATGGTCACTCACCCAACGTTTGATCAGATGGAGTTCCTTCTCCTCTTAAACAAATTCGACTCGTTTGAGGAGAAGGTCGAGCAAGTTCCTCTGACTACATGTGAGTGGTTTGATGATTTCCACCCGGTGATCAGTCGTAACCGCTCCAACAGCAACAACGCAAATCATCCAACCCTGGGGCAGTTGGGTTTTCACTATGTCGCCGTGAAGTTCAAAAGGCTGTACGTGTCCCTAACAGGCAGAAAGCTGTATGCATCGGCGGTGAAGGCTCTGGAGCCTGTGAGTGTAGACGCAGCGCTGAAATATGCAAGAGAGGTATTGAACTGGGATGAGGAGAGGCCGAATGGTTGCCTGAGTGAATATTCGATTTATAGCACGGATGCAAGCTCGTTTTCTCATTGA
- the LOC121754586 gene encoding protein JINGUBANG-like → MKKSKAIQNSYPGKEDSSVSSKQPLFSRELQDEQDEYSFSPSSSSSSPTDPTPARNSSAWDIQSSSSVCSSPWSSSHVDYPCSYNGLMGSLVREEGHIYSLAAAGDLLFTGSDSKSIRVWKNQKEFSSFRSNSGLVKAIIIADQRIFSGHQDGKIRVWKKSGKDPSLYKRIGTLPTLKAKMKKSLKPSNYVEVKKSHNTIWIKHIDAISSLSLSEDKSILYSASWDKTIKVWRVADSKCLESISAHDDAVNSVVAGFDGLVFSGSADGSVKVWRREMQGKGTQHYFSQTLLKQECAVTSLAVNASSTVLYSGSSDGQVNFWERDKCLSHGGYFLGHKLAVLCLATSGNLVFSGSADTNICVWRREDRNHLCLSILSGHSGPVKCLAVEIKDSPLTHYVVYSGSLDKSVKMWRVSGQDPNQTVPSQTSRTVPQRRYL, encoded by the exons ATGAAAAAATCAAAAGCCATTCAAAACAGCTATCCGGGCAAGGAAGATTCAAGCGTCTCAAGCAAACAGCCATTATTCTCCCGGGAGCTTCAAGACGAGCAAGACGAGTACTCGTTCAGCCCGAGCTCGTCCAGCTCCAGCCCCACGGACCCTACCCCCGCGCGAAACTCCTCCGCGTGGGACATCCAGTCATCCTCCTCCGTCTGCTCCTCCCCATGGTCCTCGTCCCACGTGGATTACCCGTGCTCCTACAACGGCCTCATGGGCTCGCTCGTCCGCGAAGAGGGCCACATATATTCCCTGGCCGCGGCCGGGGACCTCCTCTTCACGGGCTCGGACAGCAAGAGCATCCGCGTGTGGAAGAATCAGAAGGAGTTCTCTAGTTTTAGATCGAATTCCGGCCTCGTGAAGGCAATCATAATCGCGGACCAGCGGATCTTCTCCGGACACCAGGACGGGAAGATCCGCGTCTGGAAGAAGTCCGGGAAGGACCCGAGCCTATACAAGCGGATCGGGACGCTGCCGACGCTTAAGGCGAAGATGAAGAAGTCGCTGAAGCCGAGCAACTACGTGGAGGTGAAGAAGAGCCACAACACGATCTGGATCAAGCACATCGACGCCATCTCGTCGCTGAGCTTGAGCGAGGACAAGTCGATCCTCTACTCGGCGTCGTGGGATAAGACGATCAAGGTGTGGCGCGTGGCCGATTCGAAATGTTTGGAGTCGATCAGCGCGCACGACGACGCGGTGAACTCGGTGGTGGCGGGATTCGATGGTCTGGTATTCAGCGGGTCTGCGGACGGGAGCGTGAAG GTGTGGCGGCGGGAGATGCAAGGGAAGGGGACACAGCACTACTTCTCGCAGACGCTGCTGAAGCAGGAGTGCGCCGTGACGTCGCTGGCCGTGAACGCATCCTCCACCGTGCTCTACAGCGGGTCGTCAGACGGGCAGGTGAACTTCTGGGAGCGAGACAAGTGCCTGTCGCACGGCGGATACTTCCTCGGTCACAAGCTGGCGGTGCTGTGCCTGGCGACGTCCGGGAATCTCGTGTTCAGCGGATCCGCGGACACAAACATATGCGTGTGGAGGAGGGAGGACCGGAATCATCTGTGCCTCTCCATATTGAGCGGCCACAGCGGGCCGGTGAAGTGCTTGGCCGTCGAGATCAAGGATTCCCCGCTAACCCACTACGTGGTGTACAGCGGAAGCCTTGACAAGTCGGTCAAGATGTGGAGGGTTTCGGGGCAGGACCCGAACCAGACCGTGCCATCGCAAACTAGTCGAACCGTGCCTCAAAGGAGGTATTTGTGA